The Daucus carota subsp. sativus chromosome 9, DH1 v3.0, whole genome shotgun sequence genome window below encodes:
- the LOC108202965 gene encoding protein FLX-like 3 isoform X1, with amino-acid sequence MEGRYRMPRHPEPYRGPRDDPRVLMHRGPGPLPPHPAALEEEIEYQHRDIQRLLSENRHVMDENIILQRDLAAVNDEMHRLGQVIHKLHAEKDAKTKDLIERGLKLESELRDIEPLRAEVVQLRAEAQKLNSVRRDMVTQVQHLTEDITRVTSENQQISAMRNDIDGMRKELTEARRAIEFEKKANEEQSEQKQLMEKNLITMAREVEKLRAEQLSLDRRGRGAGGYGILNGSPDTRYAGGDTRYASGAYGDVYGGGSWGVYDSRGSTRR; translated from the exons ATGGAAGGGAGATACCGAATGCCTCGGCACCCTGAACCCTATCGAGGTCCTCGTGATGATCCACGAGTTCTCATGCATCGGGGACCAGGACCCCTACCACCTCACCCTGCTGCTCTGGAGGAGGAAATCGAATACCAACATAGAGATATTCAAAGACTTCTTTCAGAAAATAGGCATGTCATGGATGAAAACATTATCCTGCAAAGGGATTTGGCTGCAGTCAATGATGAGATGCATAGATTAGGTCAGGTGATACATAAACTACATGCTGAAAAAGATGCTAAAACCAAGGACTTAATTGAAAGAGGATTAAAGCTAGAAAGTGAGCTTCGCGATATCGAGCCACTGAGGGCAGAGGTGGTGCAGTTGAGAGCTGAAGCTCAGAAATTAAACTCTGTTCGACGAGATATGGTTACACAAGTTCAACATCTCACAGAGGACATTACTAGAGTTACATCTGAGAATCAACAGATATCTGCTATGAGGAATGACATTGATGGAATGCGTAAAGAACTAACCGAGGCCAG GAGAGCTATTGAATTCGAGAAGAAAGCAAATGAAGAGCAATCGGAACAAAAGCAGTTAATGGAGAAAAACCTTATTACTATGGCTCGGGAGGTGGAGAAGCTGCGAGCTGAGCAACTGAGTTTAGATCGGAGAGGTAGAG GTGCTGGAGGTTATGGAATATTGAATGGAAGCCCTGACACAAGGTATGCTGGTGGTGACACAAGGTACGCAAGTGGTGCATATGGTGATGTCTATGGTGGTGGATCTTGGGGAGTGTATGACAGCCGAGGCTCTACCCGTCGCTGA
- the LOC108202965 gene encoding protein FLX-like 3 isoform X2 has translation MEGRYRMPRHPEPYRGPRDDPRVLMHRGPGPLPPHPAALEEEIEYQHRDIQRLLSENRHVMDENIILQRDLAAVNDEMHRLGQVIHKLHAEKDAKTKDLIERGLKLESELRDIEPLRAEVVQLRAEAQKLNSVRRDMVTQVQHLTEDITRVTSENQQISAMRNDIDGMRKELTEARRAIEFEKKANEEQSEQKQLMEKNLITMAREVEKLRAEQLSLDRRGAGGYGILNGSPDTRYAGGDTRYASGAYGDVYGGGSWGVYDSRGSTRR, from the exons ATGGAAGGGAGATACCGAATGCCTCGGCACCCTGAACCCTATCGAGGTCCTCGTGATGATCCACGAGTTCTCATGCATCGGGGACCAGGACCCCTACCACCTCACCCTGCTGCTCTGGAGGAGGAAATCGAATACCAACATAGAGATATTCAAAGACTTCTTTCAGAAAATAGGCATGTCATGGATGAAAACATTATCCTGCAAAGGGATTTGGCTGCAGTCAATGATGAGATGCATAGATTAGGTCAGGTGATACATAAACTACATGCTGAAAAAGATGCTAAAACCAAGGACTTAATTGAAAGAGGATTAAAGCTAGAAAGTGAGCTTCGCGATATCGAGCCACTGAGGGCAGAGGTGGTGCAGTTGAGAGCTGAAGCTCAGAAATTAAACTCTGTTCGACGAGATATGGTTACACAAGTTCAACATCTCACAGAGGACATTACTAGAGTTACATCTGAGAATCAACAGATATCTGCTATGAGGAATGACATTGATGGAATGCGTAAAGAACTAACCGAGGCCAG GAGAGCTATTGAATTCGAGAAGAAAGCAAATGAAGAGCAATCGGAACAAAAGCAGTTAATGGAGAAAAACCTTATTACTATGGCTCGGGAGGTGGAGAAGCTGCGAGCTGAGCAACTGAGTTTAGATCGGAGAG GTGCTGGAGGTTATGGAATATTGAATGGAAGCCCTGACACAAGGTATGCTGGTGGTGACACAAGGTACGCAAGTGGTGCATATGGTGATGTCTATGGTGGTGGATCTTGGGGAGTGTATGACAGCCGAGGCTCTACCCGTCGCTGA